A stretch of DNA from Rhizobium sp. N324:
GGAAGCCAAATATCAGGCGATCCGCAATCTCGTCACCATCGAGGAAGCGCTCGCCTATCTCGGCCGCTTCTTCGATCATCACGATTTCAGCATCTATCCGCTCGACGAGGCCTTCCCGGATCTTGGCGATATCGGCAAGAACAGCTTCCGGGCAACCACCGACCGCATCAAGCGCACGGCACGCGAAAAAGGGCTGACGCTGCGCGAAACCGCGCTCGACGTCGCCACACCCCGCACGGCCTTCATCGGTACGGCGGAACATATCGCCGACGAGATCATCCGCTGGGTGGATCATGGCGCCGCCGACGGCTTCATCCTCGGTTTTCCCGTCATCGCCGAAGGCTTCGATGACTTCGCCGAATACGTCCTGCCGATCCTGACCGAGCGCGGCTATTTCGATCCGGTCCTGAAGGGCGAGACGCTGCGCGATCATCTGGGCCTGCCCTTCCGGGAAAGCCGCTATGCGGCCGGCGCCGATCAGCTCGAGCAGGGAAGGGCTGTCGGCGCCTGAGGCGCCGGCGAACCGCCATGGACACTATCGCTCGGAACCCGCGCAGCAACGATCCGGTCGAGAAGGGCATCGCCGCCTATCTCGACGAGATCATCGCACTTCGCCACGATCTGCACCAATATCCCGAGCTTGCCTTCCAGGAGCTCAGGACCAGCAAGCTCGTGGCCTCCCGCCTGTCCTCCTGGGGCTACGAGGTGACGACGGGCATTGCCGGCACCGGCATCGTCGCCACCTTGAGACGCGGCGAAGGCAGGAAACGGATCGGTATTCGCGCCGATATGGATGGGCTGCCGATCGAGGAAGCGACCGGTCTTGCCTATGCGAGCAGCAATCCGGGCGTCATGCACGCCTGTGGTCATGACGGCCATACCTCGATCCTGCTGGCGGCTGCGCGCTATCTCGCAGAGAGCGGCAATTTCAGCGGCACGTTGAGGCTGATCTTTCAGCCCGCCGAGGAAATTGGTGCGGGCGCCCGCAAGATGATCTCGGAAGGCCTGTTCGAACGGTTTCCCGTCGATGCGGTCTTCGGCCTGCACAACTGGCCGGGTGTGCCGGCGGGCCAGTTCGGTTTTGTCGCCGGCCCGGCCATGGCCTCGGTCGATCAGGCGGTCGTCAAGATTGTCGGCAAGGGCGGCCACGGCGCCGAGCCGCACCGCGCCGTCGATCCGGTGCTGGCGTCCGCATCCTTCATCACCGCCCTGCAAAGTGTCGTCTCTCGCAATGTCGATCCGCAAGACATGGCGGTCGCCACTGTCGGCTCGATCCATGCCGGCTCCGCCTCGAATGTCATCCCCGAGAGTGTGGAGATGAAGCTGACCATGCGGGCCTTCAGCGAGACGGTGCGTCAGCTGCTGCAGGAGCGCATTCCAGCCCTTGCCCGCGCCCAGGCCGAAAGCTTCGGCGCGGTGGCGGAGGTGAATTACCGGCTCGGTTTTCCGGCGCTGGTCAACCACGCCAAGGAAACCGCATTTGCCCGGGATGTCGCCTATGATGCGCTTGGTCTTGCGGCGATCGAAAAGGATTTCCGGCCGCGCACCGCGAGCGAGGATTTTGCCTTCATGCTGCAGGCCAATCCCGGCAGCTATCTCTTCGTCGGCAATGGCGACAGCGCGCCTCTGCACAGCGCCCACTACGATTTCAACGACGCGATCATTGCACCGGCCGCCCGCTACTGGGTGCGGCTCGCCGAAACCTTCCTCACGGATGACAATGGGTGACGAACGATATGAGCGACACGTTTCTCTATACGAGCCCTCTCGACCCCCGCGCCAAGCCGCTGATCGATGAGTTGATCCATGAATATGACAGCCGCTACGGCACCTATTTCAATGCCGAAGGTGCTGCGGCAGAGCTCAACCGCTATCCTCCCGAAGCCTTTGCGCCGCCTCACGGCAATTTTCTGCTGCTGCTCCGCAATGGCGAAACCATCGGCGGCGGCGCCTTCAAACATTATGACGAGCGCACCGCCGAATTCAAACGCATCTGGACGCGTTCCGACCTGCGCCGCCAGGGTCTTGCCCGCAAGGTGCTGGTGGAGCTGGAGGCCCAGGCCGGCCGTCAGGGTTATAGCCGCATTTACCTGACGACCGGTTTCCGCCAGCCCGAGGCCGTCGGCCTCTATCTGAATGACGGCTATACGGCTCTCTTCGACACATCAGCCGATCCCGAAATCTACAAGAGCCTGCCCTTCGAGAAGGACATCACCCATCTCGCGCAATCGGTTCTCGATGAGGCCGAACCACGCCTGCGCGTGGCCGGCGCAAATCACTGAAAACGGCAAAGACCGACAATCATAAAAGGGAAGCAAGAATGGCACTGACGACGGATTTCGCCGGCATCGCGCCCGGCAGCAGGACGGTGGAATCGAAGCCGGATCATTCCCGTTACCGCATCGTGCCGGCACGCCATCCCGGTCGTCTGGCCGGCACGATCTTCGCCGCCGTCGTCATCGTCGCCGTGCTCTATTCGACCTTCACCAATCCGCGCTGGGGTTGGAACGTCTTTGCCGAATGGTTCTTTGCCGAGCCGGTGCTCGTTGGCCTCGGCAGGACGTTGCTGCTGACCGCGCTTGCCGCCGTTTCCGGTTCCATTCTCGGGACGGCCCTGGCGCTCGCCCGGGTCTCCAAGTCGCCGCTGCTGTCAGGCCTTTCCTGGGGTTATATCTGGCTGTTGCGCTCGATCCCGATGATCGTGCTGCTGCTGATCCTGAACAATCTCGGCTATCTCTACGAAACGATCAGGATCGGCATCCCCTTCACCAACACGGTCTTCATCGATTATCCCACGGTGCAGTTGCTGACGCCGTTTGCCGCCGCCTTCCTCGGCCTGACACTCAACCAGTCGGCCTTCTTCGCCGAGATCGTCCGCGGCGGTATCCTTTCGGTGGATCATGGCCAGCTGGAGGCCGCCGCCGCCCTCGGCCTGCCGCGCCGGCGCCAGGCTTTCCGCATCGTGCTGCCGCAGGCGATGCGCTCGATCCTGCCGACCGGTTTCAACGAACTCATCGGATTGGCGAAAAGCACGTCCATGGTCTATGTGCTGGCGCTGCCGGAACTGTTCTACACGGTGCAGGTGATCTACCGCCGCAATCTCGAAGTCATTCCGCTGCTGATGGTCGCCACCGTTTGGTACCTGATCATCATGACGGTGCTGTCGGTCGCCCAGCATTATATCGAGCGCTATTTCTCCAAGGGCGCCGTGCGCAATCCGACGCCGCTGCCCTTTCAGGCATTCTTCGAGCGTTTCCGTCGCTCGCTTCCTGCCTTCGATACGACGGTCGAGCCCGTGCGCAAGATCGGCTTCCGGGATGCGGCCTCACTGCGGGCTACGGGCGGGGCGGTGCGCGTGCAAACGATCTCGAAGAGTTTCGGCTCGCTGAAGGTGCTCGACAAGGTCGAGCTCAGCCTGCCCTCGGGCAGCGTGACCGCCATCCTTGGTCCGTCCGGCTCCGGTAAATCGACGCTTCTGCGCGCGATCAACCATCTGGAGCGTGTCGATGAGGGTTTCATCTCCGTCGACGGCGATTTCGTCGGCTACAGCAGGAAGGGCGACACGCTCTACGAGCTCAAGGAAAAAGAGATCCTCAAGCGCCGCGCCGATATCGGCATGGTCTTCCAGAGCTTCAATCTGTTCCCGCATCTGACCGTGCTCGAAAATCTCATCGAGGCGCCGATCCAGGTTCGTGGGCTCGGCCGCGAGGAAGCCGTGCAACTGGCGCAGGAGCTGTTGGCCCGTATCGGCCTCAGCGACAAGATCAATGCCTATCCGCGCCAGCTCTCCGGCGGCCAGCAGCAGCGTGTGGCGATCGCCCGGGCCTTAGCGCTCCGTCCCAAGGTGCTGCTCTTCGACGAGCCGACCTCTGCACTTGATCCGGAGCTTGTCGGCGAAGTGCTGGACCTCATCAAGGACCTCGCCCGCACCGGCACGACGCTCGTCATCGTCACCCATGAGGTCGGCTTTGCCCGCGAAGTCGCCGACACGGTCGTCTTCATGGAAAGCGGCCGTATTCTGGAGGTTGGTCCGCCGGCCCGGATTTTCACACAGGCGGAGCATCCCCGAACCCGCGAATTCCTTGCCAAGGTTCTCTAGCGCCGATCGGCGCTGGTGAAATGCCGGGCCGCGACGGGCTGCTCCGGTCGAACGACAATAACCACAACCCGAAGATGAAATGGAGAAGGGGCATGGCATTTGCAGATAGAGTAAGGCTTCTCATAGCGGGAGCCGTCACCATCGGCGCAATCGGTTTCGGTTCCGCTCAGGCGCAGCAGAAATTCGATCTCAGCCCCGAACAGCCGAACCGGCTGCGGGTGGAAAAGAACGAGAAACGCATCGCTGAAATCAAGGACTTCAAGTTCGTCGAAAACGGCGCCTTCACCGTCGGCATCAGCTCAAGCGGCAATCTGCCGCTGCATGACTATGCCTCCGATTCCAAGACAGTCATCGGTTACGACGTCGATCTGGCGCAGGCCATTGCCGACAGCCTCGGCCTGAAGCTCAACCTCGTCTCCGTCGCCTGGGCCGATTGGCCGCTGGGGCTGACCTCCGGCAAATTCGACGCGGTGATCTCGAACGTGACCGTCACGGAAGAGCGCAAGGAGAAGTTCGATTTCTCGACCTACCGCAAGGATGAACTTGGTTTCTACGTCAAGGCCGAAAGCCCGATCGCAGCGCTCAAGCAGCCGAAGGATATTGCCGGCCTGAAGGTCATCACCGATGCCGGCACCAACCAGGAGAAGATCCTGCTGGAATGGGACCGCGAGAATGTCGCCGCCGGCTTGAAGCCGATCGAGGTGCAATATTATGACGACGACGCGGTCAAGGATCTCGCCGTGCAGTCCGGCAGAGCCGACGCCGTCTTCAGTGTCAATGCGACGCAGGCCTATTCGGCAGGGATAAACGGCAAGACCAAGCTCGTCGGCACTGTCAGCGGCGGCTGGCCGATCACCGCCGAGATTGCGGTCACCACCCGCAAGGGCAGCGGTCTGGCGGCTCCCCTGACCGACGTCGTCAACGACCTGATCGCCAGCGGCGCCTATAAGAAGATCCTCGATACGTGGAATCTCGGTCCGGAGGCGATCGACAAGGCGCAGACCAACCCGCCCGGCCTGCCGAAGAGCGGCTCCTGATCCTATCCGGCCGGCAGTATGCTGCCGGCCATTCCTGCCTGACATTTCGGAGATTGAAGACGATGATTGCCTTTCCGGCATTGCGGACCCTGCTGATCGCCGCCATGGCGTCCGGCCTTTCCTTCGGCGCAACCCGTGCGGCCGACGATTTCGACCTGAGCCCGCAGCAGCCGGGCAGGCTGCATGCCGCCAAAAACGATGCGGCGATCGCGGCGATCCCCAAGGGATTCAAGTTCGTCACGCCAGGCAAGTTCACCATCGCCGTCAGTCCGGGCGGGCCGCCGCTTTCCACCTATGCCACCGACGCCAAGACCGTGGTCGGGGCGGATCCCGATTATGCCTGTGCCATCGCCGACAGTCTCGGCCTGACGCTGGAGATCGTGCCCGTCGCCTGGATCGACTGGCCGCTCGGCCTGGCCTCGGGCAAGTATGATGCCGTCATTTCCAATGTCGGGGTCACCGAGCAGCGCAAGGAGAAGTTCGATTTCTCCACCTACCGTCAGGGCCTGCACGGCATCTTCGTGAAGTCCGACAGCCCGGTCACCTCGATCAAACAGCCGAAGGATGCGGCGGGTCTGAGGATCATCGTCGGGGCTGGAACCAATCAGGAGCGCATCCTGGTGAAGTGGAGCGACGAGGATGTCGCCGCGGGCCTGAAACCGATCGAGCTGCAATATTACGACGACGAGGCGGCAAGCCTCCTCGCGCTGCAGTCGGGCAGGGCCGATGTCATCGTCCAGCCGCATGCGCAGCTGGTCTTCATCGCTGCGCGCGACAAGAACATCAAGCGCGTCGGCACGCTCAGCGCCGGCTGGCCTGATCGTTCCGACGTTGCGATCGCCACCCGCAAGGGAGGAGGGCTTGCCGATGCGCTGACCGTCGCCACCAACGGCCTGATCAAGGACGGCACCTACGGCAAAATCCTCGACCACTGGCACCTTTCCGAGGAGGCCTTGCCGGCATCCGAGACCAATCCGCCCGGCCTGCCGAAATACTGATCTGCAGAAGGCGTGACATGAGCAGCGGCATTATATCCATCAGCCATATCGGTTTCCTCACCCCCGGCAACTATCGCGACGACGATCCCCTGTCAGGATTGGAGCAGACGCTCCAGCAACTGCAATATGGCGAAGAGCTGGGTTTCGACAGCGCCTGGGTCCGCCAGCGGCACGTGGAGCCCGGGATTTCTTCCGCGAGCGCCTTTCTGGCGGCGGCGACGCAACGGACCAGCCGGATCCAGCTCGGAACGGCGGTCATTCCGATCGGCTATGAAAACCCCTACCGGCTGGCCGAAGACCTCGCCACGGTCGATGTCCTCTCACGCGGACGGCTGAATATCGGCGTCAGCGCCGGCCGGCCGCCGCATGCCGAGTTGATTGCCCCGCTCGCCTTCGACGGCGACTGGACGCGCTACGATTTCTCGCATGACCGCGTGCTGCGCTTCGCCGACAATCTGCGCGGTGCCTATCTCGGCGACGATGAGACCTTGATCAAGACGCCCTTCGGCCCGCAGCGGCCGCGGCTGCAACCTTATGCCAAAGGCCTGATCGATCGGATCTGGTATGGCGGCGGGTCTCAGCGCTCGGCCGAGTGGGCCGGGCGCAACGGCTTCAATCTCCTGACCGGCAACGTGATAACGGGGGAGGGGACCGACGACTTCTTCGTCGCCCAATCCAGGTTGATCGAAACCTACCGTGGCGCCGGACCTCAGCGCCGCGTCGCGCTCGGCCGCGTCATCGTGCCTTTCGACAGCGCCGATGCGGCGACACGCCGCCGCTATCGCGATTATGCCGCTGGCCGCCATCAGCGGACGCTTTCGCCCCAGGGCGAGCGGCGGACCCTGTTTGCCCGCGATATCGTCGGCACGTCGGAGGAGATCTTGGAGCAGCTTTTTTCCGATCCGATCCTGCCTGAGGTCGGCGAGCTGCGGCTGGAGCTTCCTTACGAGTTCGAGCACGAGGAATACCGTCAGATCCTGCACGACTTCGTGACAAGGATCGCGCCGCAGCTCGGATGGAAAGCGCAGCCCGAAATTCGGGGCGCTTCCTGAGGCAGGCCGCGCCGGTCAAGCCCTCATTCGACGTCAGAACAATCATTCACGAGGAACAATCACCAGTGACGAGAACGGTAGAATACTTCTTTTCGATTGGATCGCCCTGGTCCTACATCGGTTTCGACGCCTTCATCGAACTGGCGGCGAAGAACGACGTCGTCGTCGCGCCCTATCTGACGACGGTGGTCGAGGAAAATGGCGGGATCTTCTCGCGCAACCGGCCCGAAATCCGGCGTGCTTACTGGACGCGGGACCTCAAACGCTGGGCGCGCGTGCGGGGCAAGGAATTGCGGCTCGAACATCGCCCTGAGCTCACCGATCCGACGCCGGCCTCCCTCTTCGTCATTGCCGCCTATCTCGACGGACAGGACTGGATCGGTGTCGCCCGAACCCTGCAGCATGCCTTCTGGGCCGAGGCGAGGGATATCGGCAAGCCCGACGTCCGTGAGGCGATTGTTACCGCCGCAGGCTTTGATGGTGCAGCACTGCTCCGGCGGCAAGCCGATGAGGATGTCCAGAACAAATGGTCGGCAGACCGCACGCATGCGCGCGACAGCGGTGTCTTCGGCTTCCCCACCTATGTCCATGACGGCGAGATTTACTGGGGACAGGACAATCTGCCTTTCCTGGAGCGCCATCTTGGCGGCGACAGGCCTTAAGCCGAGTGGCACCTCGGTTGAGACGGATTTTTCCAAATAAGTCTATAAAATAGATAGACATAATTCCTTGCCTTTGACGCCGTTCGCTAGATTGCTGTGATTGAAGGGGAAATCGCACGCATGCTCGACAGGACATCTGAGGACGCCACCATTCCGCCGCATCCGACGGAATGGCCGACCGTTATTCTCGCGATCGTCATCCATGGCGGGTTTCTGGCGCTGACCTGGTGGTGGCAATCATTGCCGACGATCGTGGTCGTGATCGTCGGAGGCTGGCTGATTGCCTGGCACGGGTCGCTTCAGCATGAGGTCATTCACGGCCATCCGACAGGAAGACGGTGGGTGAACGATGTGATCGGATCGGTGCCCCTGTCGCTGTGGCTGCCTTACCCGATCTACAGGGAAAGCCATCTGGAGCACCATCGAGACGAATATCTGACCGACCCGATCGAAGATCCGGAATCCTCCTACGTCACCCGGGCCGCCTGGGAGCGGCTCGGCCCTGCAGGCAGGCTGCTGGCGCGGTGGAACACGACCCTTTTCGGCCGGTTGACGATCGGCCCTGCCGTGATGCTCCTGAGTTTCCTCGGGCAGGAATGGCGGCTGGTGTGGGCGAACGAGCCGGGAAGACAGCGGATATGGGCGGTCCATAGCATCGGTGTCTCCCTCGTCCTTTTCTGGGTGACGGTCATCTCAGGCATGCCGCTATGGCTCTATCTCTTCGCCTTCGTCTATATCGGTGCGGCAATGACGCGGCTTAGATCCTATGCCGAGCACCGATATGCGGAAAGCCATGAGGAGCGCACCGCCATCGTCGAAAACAGCCATCTCTTCGGCCTGCTGTTTCTCTACAACAATCTGCATGTTCTCCACCATCGCCGTCCCGGCATCTCCTGGTATCGTCTGTCCACCGTCTATCGCCACAATCGCGAGATGCTGGTCCGTTCGAACGGCGGGCTCGTCTATGACGGTTATTGGGATGTCGCACGCCGGTTTTTCCTGAAGCCGCACGACGATCCGACGCATCCCCGTCATTCGTGACGGCGGCGACAGCCGCGCCTGCAGGTCACTGGCTCGGAGCCAGCGGCGTCCGACCTGCTATAGCGGAGGAAATTCCGTTATCCTGACGGTTTTGCACATTCCCATCGAAACCGTTCCATTCTATTGGAGGAAAAGATAAGGGAAGATTTTTTTACATTGTTTGCTTCGATTGGTTCTTTTATCTCCTGTTTCATCAAAACGCGAAACGCGCAGCATTGATCGGAGAAAGACGATGAACCCCGCCATGAACATGATGCCGATGATGAACAACATGATGCCCGCCATGATGAACCCGATGATGGGTGGTGGAATGATGCCGATGATGGGCGGCATGCCCATGATGAACGGCGCGATGATGCCGATGATGGCCTCTATGCCGATGATGATGATGATGATGGGCTCGATGAAGTGCAGCATGACGGCCGACGGCATGGTCTGCGAAATGAAGCCGATGGAAGGCATGGACAAGGACATGTTCATGGAATGCTGCAAGCGCATGATGTCGATGATGTCGGGCGGCATGCCGATGATGATGATGTGCGGCGGCATGATGATGTGCTGCACGATGGCCGCCTGAGCCTTTCACATCCCGAAAGAGACGACAAAGCCTCCGGAGACGGAGGCTTTCTTGCATCAGACCCTGATGTCCTCAAGATAGGTCGTCACGAGGTAGAGGATCGCCTCCGTGCCTGTCATGTTTCGATAGACGTGGGGAACGTCCGCCTCGAAGACGATGGCATCGCCTTCACCCAGGATATGCAGCGGCTGTTTGCCGGCGATGATTTCGACGGTGCCTTGAGCAACGACCAGATTTTCGACCGTTCCATGCTGATGGGCGTCGGCGTTTTCGGTATGGTGCGGAGCGATCCGGAGCTCGTAGAATTCCACCTTCCTCTCGCCCTCGAAGGGAAAGAGTGCGCGTGTCTGGAAGCGCCCCTCGGAAGACGCGAGGATTTTCGATCGTGCCCTCGGCACGGCAATGATCGGAGTTTCGCCGCGTTCGGCGATCAACGCGGCGCAGGGAATGCCGAGAGCAAGCGCGATCTTCGACAGGATGCTTAACGTCGGGCTGCTCTTGCCCGTTTCGATCTGGCCGAGCATCGCCCGGCTGACGCCGGCGATCTTTGCCAGCCTGTCCAGGGAATAGCCGCGGCGGGTGCGGATACGCCGCAAGTTCTGTCCCGTCTGAACCGTAATCTCGTCGGCGGCATCCTTCGCTTCGACGTCGGAACGAAGCGCTTGATCAGACGCCATGTCCCGCAATGCCCATTGCCATGACCGGAACGAAGCCCCAATAGGGCACCCACATCAGAACCGGCTGCATCGCAAACGATACCGACGCGGCAACCTTCGCCGCGTCAGGCGCATGCTTGCTACGCGCTTGCCGGTAAGCCTGAAGGTCGATGACATCAGCCGTTTGCATTGGCATGAAAAGCTCCCGCTAAAATCTATAAGAAAGCTATATTTTCTCCGGCGGAAAAGGCAGGGCGCGTCATCCAATCGTCCGGCCGAACCGGAAATCTTATACCAAAAATACGCGGGCTTACGGCAAAGCCATTTGTCGCCGGATTTCATACGCCCAAAGACGTCTGCCATCCGGAGACCAAGCCCGCAACTGGGCGATTGACGATCGCCGCAGCCTATGCGTGCGGACGCTGAGATGAATGTTTTTTTCAACCGAGTGCGGAAGGAGAGACACACATTCCTTTAATCCAGTAATTTTATAGACAATATTTGAAGCAACCATAGAGAGGAAAAACCATGTCAGGTTTCAAACTCGTCGGCATAGCTGGCAGCTTCAACCGTCCATCGAAGACATTGGCGCTGGTCCGCCACGTCGCCGAACGCGCAAGCATCCGATACGGATTTACGAGCAAGACCTACGATTTGCACGATGTCGGTCCGTCGCTGGGCAGCGCCTTGTGGCGCAAGGACCTCGACGACCAGGCCCGGCGTGTCGTCGACGAGATCGTGGGCGCCGACGTGCTGGTGGTCGGTTCGCCGACCTACAAGGGATCCTATCCCGGCCATTTCAAGCATCTCATCGATCTGATCGACCCGCAGGAACTGCGGGCGAAGCCGATCATCATTACGGCAACGGGCGGCGGCGATCGGCATGCGCTGATGGTCGAGCATCAGCTTCGGCCGCTGTTCGGTTTTTTCATGGCGCACACGCTGCCGACGGCCGTTTATGCGTCCGATCGCGATTTCACGGACTACGCGGTCTCATCCGATCAGCTTTCGAACCGCATCAGCGAAGTGGTCGGCGAATTGGCGGCCTTCTTTCCCGGAGCAGGCCCGGCAATAGCGGCGGCCGAATAGGAACATCGCCATGGTTCTATCTCAGGACACAACGGCAGACGGTGCGGAAGGCTCGGGGCGGCCGGGCGAACAATTGTGGAGCGTCTTCGAATTCGCGCGACGATATCGCCTCGCCAAACGGGAAGAGAACCGCTTGCTGATGCTTTACGGCCCGACCGCATCGCTTCGCGATCTCCTTGCCAATGCCCGACGTCATTGCCTGATTTCCTAACCATCGCTTCCTGACAGGAGGTTCGCATGAAGCTTGATTTCTATTTCCGGCTGAAACGCGCGATCGGCCGTTTTCTCGATCCGAAAAGCCCGGCTGGGCTGCAGCCTGTAAACGGACGGCTTCTCCGCGACGAAGAGCGGGACCGGTCGGCGCGCGAATACGAACTCCATTATTGGGGCGCGATGCCCGGACTTTGGTATTGAGGAGGATGCGGGATGGCGATCGTCGTTGAGACCGGCTTCCGCCGGCACAAAACGAAAAGAGCGACGGCAAGCGTCATGTCGCAGTTCAGGCATGCGGCCGGGTTCTGCACGGTCGTCGGTTCCTTCACCTTCCTGTTCGCGCTGGTGATCGGGCTGATCCAATGAGCGACGTCCTCATTCTTCCCGGATTGTTCGGCTCGGGAGAGGGGCATTGGCAGCAGCACTGGCTGCAGGATCAACCGGGCAGCCGTTATGTTGTCCAGGACGATTGGAGCCATCCTGACCTCGACAGCTGGCTGCCGCGCCTGGAAAGCGCGCTCGAAGAGGCCGGTGAGGCCTATCTGGTTGCCCATAGTCTCGGATGCCTGCTCGCCGCCCGGCTGGCCGGGCGAAGTGTTGCCCGTCGGGTGAAGGGAGCATTGCTCGTTGCTCCCTGCGATCTGCCGGCCACGGACATTCTGCATCCCGGGCACATCTCGTTCGGCGGCATGCCGACGGCGCCTCTGCCATTTCCGAGCATCGTCGTCGGCAGCATGAACGATGCCTACATGACGGTCGATCGGCTGACCTTGTTTGGTCGCCTGTGGAAGGCCGAGACCAGGAATATCGGCCTTGCCGGCCACATCAATATCGCCAGCGGTTTTGGCCGCTGGCGAACCGGCTACCGGCTGCTGGACGCCTTGAAGATGCGCGCCGGCGATCGAAGGCGCAACGTTTTCGCGCGGCCGGCTTTCGCGATGTGAATGGAAGCCGAATGTCCGATATCATCGACGATCTCCTGCGCCTCAGCGATGATCCGAATGCCGACCCGAGGAGCCGGCGCCGGCAAACCATGGAGCGTTTGGTAGAGACGCTGCTTGCCATGGCAGATGCCGAAATTGGGCCGGACGAAGTGCAACATCGCCATTCGATCATCCATCTGACGACAATCATCCGCGACATGACGGGCAGGATCGCCGAGGCCGACGATACGACATTTGCGGCGATCGTCAGGGAGGCCGCGATGCTGATCTGCAGCCTTCAGCGGCGCCGGGCCGACGCGGCCAGATTTACGGTGCATTGAAACGTGACCGGCATCATCGAGTATAAGCAGCCCGGGATGCGGCGAAGCGAGGTTCGGATGCTCGGCGCAACCAGCATGGCTCTTACGGACGAGCTCGTGTCGCTCAGCCTTCGCCCCGAGCTCGATCCCGGCCCCGAGCCGCACCGGATACCGCTGACCGAGATGGAGACGGAGATGTTCGCCAGGCGGCTGCTCCAGGAATCCGACGGCGCGC
This window harbors:
- a CDS encoding M20 aminoacylase family protein gives rise to the protein MDTIARNPRSNDPVEKGIAAYLDEIIALRHDLHQYPELAFQELRTSKLVASRLSSWGYEVTTGIAGTGIVATLRRGEGRKRIGIRADMDGLPIEEATGLAYASSNPGVMHACGHDGHTSILLAAARYLAESGNFSGTLRLIFQPAEEIGAGARKMISEGLFERFPVDAVFGLHNWPGVPAGQFGFVAGPAMASVDQAVVKIVGKGGHGAEPHRAVDPVLASASFITALQSVVSRNVDPQDMAVATVGSIHAGSASNVIPESVEMKLTMRAFSETVRQLLQERIPALARAQAESFGAVAEVNYRLGFPALVNHAKETAFARDVAYDALGLAAIEKDFRPRTASEDFAFMLQANPGSYLFVGNGDSAPLHSAHYDFNDAIIAPAARYWVRLAETFLTDDNG
- a CDS encoding ABC transporter substrate-binding protein, producing MIAFPALRTLLIAAMASGLSFGATRAADDFDLSPQQPGRLHAAKNDAAIAAIPKGFKFVTPGKFTIAVSPGGPPLSTYATDAKTVVGADPDYACAIADSLGLTLEIVPVAWIDWPLGLASGKYDAVISNVGVTEQRKEKFDFSTYRQGLHGIFVKSDSPVTSIKQPKDAAGLRIIVGAGTNQERILVKWSDEDVAAGLKPIELQYYDDEAASLLALQSGRADVIVQPHAQLVFIAARDKNIKRVGTLSAGWPDRSDVAIATRKGGGLADALTVATNGLIKDGTYGKILDHWHLSEEALPASETNPPGLPKY
- a CDS encoding amino acid ABC transporter permease/ATP-binding protein, yielding MALTTDFAGIAPGSRTVESKPDHSRYRIVPARHPGRLAGTIFAAVVIVAVLYSTFTNPRWGWNVFAEWFFAEPVLVGLGRTLLLTALAAVSGSILGTALALARVSKSPLLSGLSWGYIWLLRSIPMIVLLLILNNLGYLYETIRIGIPFTNTVFIDYPTVQLLTPFAAAFLGLTLNQSAFFAEIVRGGILSVDHGQLEAAAALGLPRRRQAFRIVLPQAMRSILPTGFNELIGLAKSTSMVYVLALPELFYTVQVIYRRNLEVIPLLMVATVWYLIIMTVLSVAQHYIERYFSKGAVRNPTPLPFQAFFERFRRSLPAFDTTVEPVRKIGFRDAASLRATGGAVRVQTISKSFGSLKVLDKVELSLPSGSVTAILGPSGSGKSTLLRAINHLERVDEGFISVDGDFVGYSRKGDTLYELKEKEILKRRADIGMVFQSFNLFPHLTVLENLIEAPIQVRGLGREEAVQLAQELLARIGLSDKINAYPRQLSGGQQQRVAIARALALRPKVLLFDEPTSALDPELVGEVLDLIKDLARTGTTLVIVTHEVGFAREVADTVVFMESGRILEVGPPARIFTQAEHPRTREFLAKVL
- a CDS encoding fatty acid desaturase; this encodes MLDRTSEDATIPPHPTEWPTVILAIVIHGGFLALTWWWQSLPTIVVVIVGGWLIAWHGSLQHEVIHGHPTGRRWVNDVIGSVPLSLWLPYPIYRESHLEHHRDEYLTDPIEDPESSYVTRAAWERLGPAGRLLARWNTTLFGRLTIGPAVMLLSFLGQEWRLVWANEPGRQRIWAVHSIGVSLVLFWVTVISGMPLWLYLFAFVYIGAAMTRLRSYAEHRYAESHEERTAIVENSHLFGLLFLYNNLHVLHHRRPGISWYRLSTVYRHNREMLVRSNGGLVYDGYWDVARRFFLKPHDDPTHPRHS
- a CDS encoding 2-hydroxychromene-2-carboxylate isomerase, encoding MTRTVEYFFSIGSPWSYIGFDAFIELAAKNDVVVAPYLTTVVEENGGIFSRNRPEIRRAYWTRDLKRWARVRGKELRLEHRPELTDPTPASLFVIAAYLDGQDWIGVARTLQHAFWAEARDIGKPDVREAIVTAAGFDGAALLRRQADEDVQNKWSADRTHARDSGVFGFPTYVHDGEIYWGQDNLPFLERHLGGDRP
- a CDS encoding GNAT family N-acetyltransferase; this encodes MTNDMSDTFLYTSPLDPRAKPLIDELIHEYDSRYGTYFNAEGAAAELNRYPPEAFAPPHGNFLLLLRNGETIGGGAFKHYDERTAEFKRIWTRSDLRRQGLARKVLVELEAQAGRQGYSRIYLTTGFRQPEAVGLYLNDGYTALFDTSADPEIYKSLPFEKDITHLAQSVLDEAEPRLRVAGANH
- a CDS encoding ABC transporter substrate-binding protein translates to MAFADRVRLLIAGAVTIGAIGFGSAQAQQKFDLSPEQPNRLRVEKNEKRIAEIKDFKFVENGAFTVGISSSGNLPLHDYASDSKTVIGYDVDLAQAIADSLGLKLNLVSVAWADWPLGLTSGKFDAVISNVTVTEERKEKFDFSTYRKDELGFYVKAESPIAALKQPKDIAGLKVITDAGTNQEKILLEWDRENVAAGLKPIEVQYYDDDAVKDLAVQSGRADAVFSVNATQAYSAGINGKTKLVGTVSGGWPITAEIAVTTRKGSGLAAPLTDVVNDLIASGAYKKILDTWNLGPEAIDKAQTNPPGLPKSGS
- a CDS encoding LLM class flavin-dependent oxidoreductase; the protein is MSSGIISISHIGFLTPGNYRDDDPLSGLEQTLQQLQYGEELGFDSAWVRQRHVEPGISSASAFLAAATQRTSRIQLGTAVIPIGYENPYRLAEDLATVDVLSRGRLNIGVSAGRPPHAELIAPLAFDGDWTRYDFSHDRVLRFADNLRGAYLGDDETLIKTPFGPQRPRLQPYAKGLIDRIWYGGGSQRSAEWAGRNGFNLLTGNVITGEGTDDFFVAQSRLIETYRGAGPQRRVALGRVIVPFDSADAATRRRYRDYAAGRHQRTLSPQGERRTLFARDIVGTSEEILEQLFSDPILPEVGELRLELPYEFEHEEYRQILHDFVTRIAPQLGWKAQPEIRGAS